One window of Nicotiana tomentosiformis chromosome 11, ASM39032v3, whole genome shotgun sequence genomic DNA carries:
- the LOC138900995 gene encoding uncharacterized protein: protein MAKDTRSEISFQATANVARRFALVLIQGGQGYEKRHLHSGEFSSASSRGRSTFGRSHPPRPFHSALQASHSASGGRGPQMHYSDQLAYSAPPASISAPPLQSYQGGYLGRHVGDAIIVDRVYHSCVVTIGSLETGVDLLLLYMVDFDVILGMDCLSPYHAILDCQAKTMALALQGLPRLEWRGNLVHSANKVFPADMLWMPHERDIDFCIDLAPGTQPNFIPPYCMAPLELKELKEQLQDLLDKGFIKPSVSPCGAFVLFVKKGAKVFSKIDLRYGFYQFKIRASDEPKTGSGSYTVYYDASRIGLGTVLMQGGKVIVYASRKLKVHEKNYHVHDLELTSIVQALKIWRHYIYGVPCEVFTYHRSLEYFFKKKELNLRQRRWLELLKDYDITILYHPGKSNVVADALCRKLVSMGTLAYIPVGERPLALDVQAMANQFVRLDISEPNCVLACTIAGSSLFERIKDRQDDDPYLLVLRDTVWHGGDKQVKCEHQRPRGLLQRLDIPEWKWDCITMDFVVGLPQTQRKFDAVWVIVDRLIKSVHYILVAVSSSSEWLAEIYIREIIRLHGVTVSIISDRGSQFTLHFWRAIQR from the exons atggctaaagacactaggagtgagatttcttttcaggcgactgctaatgtcgccagacgattTGCACTGGTTCTTattcagggaggtcaggggtatgAGAAGAGACATcttcattccggtgagttcagcagtgcctcatctagaggcaggagtacgtTTGGTAGAagccatcctcctaggccgtttcattcagcgctccaggcatcccacagtgcctcaggtggtcgtggccctcagatgcattattctgaccagctagcctacagtgcaccaccagcttctATTAGTGcccctccactccagagttatcagggtggttatttagGTCGACATG tgggagatgctattattgtagatcgtgtttatcattcgtgtgtggtcaccattgggagtcttgagactggTGTAGATCTGCTACTTCtctacatggttgattttgatgtcatattgggtatggattgcctgtcaccttatcatgctatattagattgtcaggCCAAGACGATGGctttagccttgcaggggttgcctcgattagagtggagaggaaatcttgTCCATTCTGCCaacaag gtgtttcctgcagacatgTTGTGGATGCCACACgaaagggatattgatttctgcattgatttggctccgggcactcagcctaatTTCATTCCGCCATATtgcatggccccgctagagttgaaagaattgaaggagcagttgcaagatttacttgataagggcttcattaaaCCTAGTGTGTCGCCCTGTGGTGCatttgtgttgtttgtgaagaag ggtgccaaggtgttttcaaagattgatttgagatatggctTCTATCAGTttaagattagggcatccgatgaaCCTAAGACAg gttcaggatcttatacagtatactaTGACGCGtcccgtattggtctgggtacggtattgatgcagggtggcaaggttattgtatatgcttcacggaagctaaaggttcacgagaagaattaccatgttcatgatctagagctgacaTCCATTGTTCaggcgctgaagatttggaggcactatatttacggcgtgccatgtgaggtattcacttaTCATCGGAGCTTGGAGTATTTTTTCAagaagaaggaactcaatttgaggcagaggaggtggctggagctattgaaagactatgatatcaccatattgtatcatcccgggaagtccAACGTGGTGGCTGACGCTTTGTGTAGGAAGTTAGTAAGTATGGGTacccttgcatatattccagttggtgagagacctcttgcattggatgttcaggccatggccaaccagttcgtgaggttagatatttctgagcccaactgtgttctagcttgtactaTTGCtgggtcttctttgtttgagcgcatcaaagatcggcaggatgacgatccttatttacttgtccttagagacacagtgtggcaTGGGGGTGACAAGCAG gtaaagtgtgagcatcagagacctcgTGGTTTACTTcaaaggttagatattcctgagtggaaatgggactgtatcactatggattttgttgttggactaccacagactcagaggaagttcgatgcagtttgggttattgtggacaggctgattAAGTCAGTGCACTACATTCTTGTGGCAGTTAGCTCTTCCTCGgagtggttggcagagatttatattcgagagatcatccgtcttcatggtgtgaccgtgtctattatttctgatcgaggttcgcagtttaccttgcacttttggagggcaataCAGCGGTGA
- the LOC138900994 gene encoding uncharacterized protein — MVTFPQARYDWAHLRLQDFKFVSEYNSAMFRITSKLKLYGDSITDYDMFEKMFTTFHASNMDLQQQYREKGFKKYSELISLLLVAERNNDLLMRNHENRPTGSTPFFEVDEVYSHYAKGGKDFFEYPNGEIDHLIGDGSVVNDD; from the exons ATGGTCACTTTTCCacaagcacgatatgattgggctcatttgaggctccaagactttaagtttgtttctgaatataattcggcgatgttcagaattacttctaaattgaaactctATGGAGATAGTATCACTGACTATGATATGTTTGAAAAAATGTTCACAACTtttcatgcctccaatatggacttgcaacagcagtaccgagagaaaggtttcaagaagtactctgagttgatttctcttctccttgTTGCTGAACGAAACAACGACTTGCTCATGAGAAATCACGAAAATCGACCCACTGGGTCTACGCCATTTTTTGAAGTGGATGAGGTATATTCCCATTATGCTAAGGGTGGAAAAG ACTTCTTTGAGTATCCTAATGGAGAAATAGACCACTTAATCGGTGATGGATCCGTGGTTAATGATGATTGA